One part of the Magallana gigas chromosome 5, xbMagGiga1.1, whole genome shotgun sequence genome encodes these proteins:
- the LOC105327363 gene encoding uncharacterized protein isoform X2 has protein sequence MVRGSVPMRVRRRQSDAKWRASVAMCYETLKTIIPNNEKLSKRKISKAYILQETEKHIVNLERTLQEILDQKVKMKDKAALYRTEQGLVEANLGDLKNQFSLKQKELYHQNYTQRKRSRCNVPSDMESGLISLRSSMCDFVVLPTECLKTDLRQVNVSKVEKDSVVPLSLPSDKSSTVVGPEVSQIEGLSTYTTDPRPCCAIPLSTPVGPERNETFLCTGTVTHQQNKMFVQRMDQEVPHHFFLTPIKFPASSTQPAQHFISPPPGIRTFCGFNLDRTPSSDRPPKSKSPSKKVIRKMQFDNKGFTPVKMDDLGFTPVQFDSRGFTPVKLPEHEDQGVPDSPFTLISGRLCEEEGEGDLSLSDLLCTESIDQMDLEDQQDIPQQNQSTPSHRRSRLHQRNKEGRGRGRSRSMSEDKRETKEKKCRRQLEKSFYEERNPEDLELHGMESQPGTPRDYLSFCHLDEKRYSVTRGTDQGQEGYVSMATLLNSQSEVSSWSSQEVNVSQPQDLSEVNQVVPGLFLDDLLNSPPPTVHSPFLHYKGKQEEPYDDTGFFTIPEDIITDYSRTEPSSSQVVPDFDSFSHQQHAMY, from the exons ATGGTCAGAGGATCCGTACCAATGCGAGTCCGGAGGAGACAGTCTGATGCCAAGTGGAGAGCCAGCGTTGCCATGTGCTACGAAACACTGAAGACAATTATCCCAAACAATGAGAAATTGTCCAAAAGGAAAATATCCAAG gcATACATTTTACAAGAGACAGAAAAGCATATTGTGAATCTAGAGAGGACTTTGCAAGAAATTCTGGACCAGAAAG TAAAAATGAAAGACAAGGCAGCTTTGTACAGAACAGAGCAGGGTCTAGTAGAGGCCAACCTAGGGGACCTGAAGAACCAATTCTCTCTCAAGCAGAAGGAGCTCTACCACCA GAACTACACTCAGCGGAAGAGGAGTCGTTGTAATGTTCCATCAGACATGGAGTCCGGGCTGATCAGTCTGAGGTCGTCCATGTGTGACTTTGTGGTGTTACCAACAGAGTGTCTGAAAACTGACCTCCGACAGGTCAATGTCTCGAAG GTGGAGAAGGATTCTGTGGTGCCTCTGTCTCTGCCATCAGACAAGTCAAGTACAGTGGTTGGACCGGAGGTGTCACAGATCGAGGGTCTCTCCACCTACACCACCGACCCCCGACCCTGTTGTGCCATTCCCTTGTCCACTCCAGTGGGACCGGAGAGGAACGAGACATTTCTGTGTACAGGAACTGTGACACACCAGCAGAACAAGATGTTTGTCCAGAGAATGGATCAGGAAGTCCCGCACCACTTCTTCCTGACTCCAATCAAG TTTCCTGCAAGCAGTACCCAGCCTGCCCAGCACTTCATCAGCCCACCCCCGGGAATCAGGACCTTCTGTGGGTTTAACCTAGACCGCACCCCCTCCTCTGATAGACCACCCAAATCCAAGTCCCCATCCaaaaaggtgatcagaaag ATGCAGTTTGATAACAAGGGATTTACACCAGTAAAGATGGATGACCTAGGATTTACACCTGTACAGTTTGACAGTAGGGGCTTTACACCTGTAAAGTTACCTGAACATGAAGATCAGGGTGTGCCTGATTCTCCATTTACCCTCATCTCTGGG CGGCTGTGTGAggaggagggggagggggatCTAAGTCTCTCTGACCTCCTTTGTACAGAGAGCATTGACCAGATGGACCTAGAGGACCAGCAAGATATACCTCAGCAGAACCAGAG TACTCCGAGTCACAGACGAAGCAGGCTGCATCAGAGGAACAAGGAAGGGAGGGGGAG AGGTCGCAGTAGAAGTATGTCTGAAGACAAGCGGGAGACCAAGGAGAAGAAATGTCGACGACAACTAGAGAA GAGTTTTTATGAGGAAAGAAACCCAGAGGACTTGGAGCTGCATGGCATGGAGTCACAGCCAGGAACGCCCAG GGACTATCTGTCATTTTGTCATTTGGATGAGAAGAGGTACTCTGTAACTCGGGGGACTGACCAGGGACAGGAAGGTTACGTAAGCATGGCGACCTTGTTGAACAGCCAATCAGAGGTCAGCAGCTGGAGCAGTCAGGAGGTCAATGTCAGCCAGCCTCAAG ATCTGTCGGAGGTCAATCAAGTGGTTCCAGGGCTGTTCCTGGATGACCTTTTGAACTCCCCTCCACCCACGGTCCATTCGCCATTCCTGCACTACAAGGGGAAACAAGAGGAGCCATACGATGACACTGGGTTCTTCACAATTCCTGAG GACATCATCACAGACTACTCGAGGACCGAGCCCTCGTCTTCTCAGGTCGTCCCAGattttgacagcttttctcACCAACAACACGCTATGTATTAA
- the LOC105327361 gene encoding protein arginine N-methyltransferase 1 isoform X2 has product MKMNISKLFRKILLKTKTADKTSVTTTSESECSTKPKETPGSVPVEEMTSKDYYFDSYGHFGIHEEMLKDEVRTLTYRNSMIYNKHLFRGKVVLDVGCGTGILSMFAAKAGAAKVIGIECSSIIEYGQKIVAENNYSNVVTLVKGKVEEVELPDGIDKVDIIISEWMGYCLFYESMLQTVIYARDKWLKPGGLIFPDRATLYVAAIEDRQYKDDKINFWDNVYGFDMSAIRKVAISEPLVDVVDPKQVVTNSCLVKEVDIYTVQEADLEFSAPFHLQCRRNDYVHALITFFNIEFTKCHKRTGFSTAPEAPYTHWKQTVFYFDQLDLTVKKGEEIQGSVNVKPNKSNKRDLDFTIEVDFKGELSEMKETMQYKMR; this is encoded by the exons ATGAAGATGAATATCTCAAAGCTATTCAGAAAGATTTTATTGAAGACCAAGACAGCAGACAAG ACTTCAGTAACCACCACCTCCGAGTCGGAATGCTCTACCAAGCCCAAGGAGACCCCTGGCTCAGTCCCTGTGGAGGAGATGACCTCAAAGGACTACTACTTCGATTCCTATGGACATTTCGGAATTCATGAG GAAATGTTAAAAGATGAGGTGAGGACTCTAACCTACAGGAACTCCATGATCTACAACAAGCACCTGTTCCGGGGGAAGGTGGTGTTGGACGTCGGATGTGGAACAGGGATCCTCTCCATGTTCGCAGCTAAAGCTGGAGCTGCTAAAGTCATAGGG ATTGAATGTTCCAGCATCATAGAGTACGGCCAGAAAATAGTAGCAGAGAATAATTACAGCAATG TCGTGACTCTAGTGAAGGGGAAGGTGGAGGAAGTGGAGCTCCCTGACGGAATAGACAAGGTGGACATCATCATCAGTGAGTGGATGGGCTACTGTCTGTTCTACGAGTCCATGTTACAGACTGTCATCTATGCACGCGACAAGTGGCTG AAACCTGGTGGTCTGATTTTCCCTGACCGAGCCACTCTGTATGTAGCCGCCATAGAGGACAGACAGTATAAAGACGACAAGATCAACT TCTGGGACAATGTGTATGGGTTTGACATGAGTGCCATTAGGAAGGTAGCCATCTCAGAACCACTTGTGGACGTAGTGGATCCAAAACAGGTGGTGACTAACTCCTGTCTAGTCAAG GAAGTGGACATCTACACAGTACAGGAAGCAGACCTGGAGTTCTCGGCTCCGTTCCACCTCCAGTGTCGGAGGAACGACTACGTCCATGCACTTATCACATTCTTCAACATAGAATTCACCAAGTGTCACAAAAGAACTGGATTCTCTACAG CCCCAGAGGCCCCCTATACCCACTGGAAACAGACTGTGTTTTACTTTGACCAGTTGGACTTGACAGTGAAGAAGGGAGAGGAAATCCAAGGCTCAGTGAATGTCAAACCCAACAAAAGCAACAAG CGTGATCTAGACTTTACCATTGAGGTCGACTTTAAGGGAGAACTCTCAGAAATGAAAGAGACCATGCAATACAAAATGCGCTAA
- the LOC105327361 gene encoding protein arginine N-methyltransferase 1 isoform X1, with protein sequence MSKNICESTQKLMTHTRATHKGFKMAEHMEQTSVTTTSESECSTKPKETPGSVPVEEMTSKDYYFDSYGHFGIHEEMLKDEVRTLTYRNSMIYNKHLFRGKVVLDVGCGTGILSMFAAKAGAAKVIGIECSSIIEYGQKIVAENNYSNVVTLVKGKVEEVELPDGIDKVDIIISEWMGYCLFYESMLQTVIYARDKWLKPGGLIFPDRATLYVAAIEDRQYKDDKINFWDNVYGFDMSAIRKVAISEPLVDVVDPKQVVTNSCLVKEVDIYTVQEADLEFSAPFHLQCRRNDYVHALITFFNIEFTKCHKRTGFSTAPEAPYTHWKQTVFYFDQLDLTVKKGEEIQGSVNVKPNKSNKRDLDFTIEVDFKGELSEMKETMQYKMR encoded by the exons ATGTCCAAAAATATTTGCGAAAGTACGCAAAAATTGATGACGCATACACGCGCTACACACAAAGGTTTCAAAATGGCAGAACACATGGAGCAG ACTTCAGTAACCACCACCTCCGAGTCGGAATGCTCTACCAAGCCCAAGGAGACCCCTGGCTCAGTCCCTGTGGAGGAGATGACCTCAAAGGACTACTACTTCGATTCCTATGGACATTTCGGAATTCATGAG GAAATGTTAAAAGATGAGGTGAGGACTCTAACCTACAGGAACTCCATGATCTACAACAAGCACCTGTTCCGGGGGAAGGTGGTGTTGGACGTCGGATGTGGAACAGGGATCCTCTCCATGTTCGCAGCTAAAGCTGGAGCTGCTAAAGTCATAGGG ATTGAATGTTCCAGCATCATAGAGTACGGCCAGAAAATAGTAGCAGAGAATAATTACAGCAATG TCGTGACTCTAGTGAAGGGGAAGGTGGAGGAAGTGGAGCTCCCTGACGGAATAGACAAGGTGGACATCATCATCAGTGAGTGGATGGGCTACTGTCTGTTCTACGAGTCCATGTTACAGACTGTCATCTATGCACGCGACAAGTGGCTG AAACCTGGTGGTCTGATTTTCCCTGACCGAGCCACTCTGTATGTAGCCGCCATAGAGGACAGACAGTATAAAGACGACAAGATCAACT TCTGGGACAATGTGTATGGGTTTGACATGAGTGCCATTAGGAAGGTAGCCATCTCAGAACCACTTGTGGACGTAGTGGATCCAAAACAGGTGGTGACTAACTCCTGTCTAGTCAAG GAAGTGGACATCTACACAGTACAGGAAGCAGACCTGGAGTTCTCGGCTCCGTTCCACCTCCAGTGTCGGAGGAACGACTACGTCCATGCACTTATCACATTCTTCAACATAGAATTCACCAAGTGTCACAAAAGAACTGGATTCTCTACAG CCCCAGAGGCCCCCTATACCCACTGGAAACAGACTGTGTTTTACTTTGACCAGTTGGACTTGACAGTGAAGAAGGGAGAGGAAATCCAAGGCTCAGTGAATGTCAAACCCAACAAAAGCAACAAG CGTGATCTAGACTTTACCATTGAGGTCGACTTTAAGGGAGAACTCTCAGAAATGAAAGAGACCATGCAATACAAAATGCGCTAA
- the LOC105327363 gene encoding uncharacterized protein isoform X1 yields MVRGSVPMRVRRRQSDAKWRASVAMCYETLKTIIPNNEKLSKRKISKAYILQETEKHIVNLERTLQEILDQKGRGLTMDESGQIFNKPEYLWKWVKMKDKAALYRTEQGLVEANLGDLKNQFSLKQKELYHQNYTQRKRSRCNVPSDMESGLISLRSSMCDFVVLPTECLKTDLRQVNVSKVEKDSVVPLSLPSDKSSTVVGPEVSQIEGLSTYTTDPRPCCAIPLSTPVGPERNETFLCTGTVTHQQNKMFVQRMDQEVPHHFFLTPIKFPASSTQPAQHFISPPPGIRTFCGFNLDRTPSSDRPPKSKSPSKKVIRKMQFDNKGFTPVKMDDLGFTPVQFDSRGFTPVKLPEHEDQGVPDSPFTLISGRLCEEEGEGDLSLSDLLCTESIDQMDLEDQQDIPQQNQSTPSHRRSRLHQRNKEGRGRGRSRSMSEDKRETKEKKCRRQLEKSFYEERNPEDLELHGMESQPGTPRDYLSFCHLDEKRYSVTRGTDQGQEGYVSMATLLNSQSEVSSWSSQEVNVSQPQDLSEVNQVVPGLFLDDLLNSPPPTVHSPFLHYKGKQEEPYDDTGFFTIPEDIITDYSRTEPSSSQVVPDFDSFSHQQHAMY; encoded by the exons ATGGTCAGAGGATCCGTACCAATGCGAGTCCGGAGGAGACAGTCTGATGCCAAGTGGAGAGCCAGCGTTGCCATGTGCTACGAAACACTGAAGACAATTATCCCAAACAATGAGAAATTGTCCAAAAGGAAAATATCCAAG gcATACATTTTACAAGAGACAGAAAAGCATATTGTGAATCTAGAGAGGACTTTGCAAGAAATTCTGGACCAGAAAGGTAGAGGTTTGACAATGGATGAGAGTGgacaaatttttaacaaacctGAATATTTATGGAAATGGG TAAAAATGAAAGACAAGGCAGCTTTGTACAGAACAGAGCAGGGTCTAGTAGAGGCCAACCTAGGGGACCTGAAGAACCAATTCTCTCTCAAGCAGAAGGAGCTCTACCACCA GAACTACACTCAGCGGAAGAGGAGTCGTTGTAATGTTCCATCAGACATGGAGTCCGGGCTGATCAGTCTGAGGTCGTCCATGTGTGACTTTGTGGTGTTACCAACAGAGTGTCTGAAAACTGACCTCCGACAGGTCAATGTCTCGAAG GTGGAGAAGGATTCTGTGGTGCCTCTGTCTCTGCCATCAGACAAGTCAAGTACAGTGGTTGGACCGGAGGTGTCACAGATCGAGGGTCTCTCCACCTACACCACCGACCCCCGACCCTGTTGTGCCATTCCCTTGTCCACTCCAGTGGGACCGGAGAGGAACGAGACATTTCTGTGTACAGGAACTGTGACACACCAGCAGAACAAGATGTTTGTCCAGAGAATGGATCAGGAAGTCCCGCACCACTTCTTCCTGACTCCAATCAAG TTTCCTGCAAGCAGTACCCAGCCTGCCCAGCACTTCATCAGCCCACCCCCGGGAATCAGGACCTTCTGTGGGTTTAACCTAGACCGCACCCCCTCCTCTGATAGACCACCCAAATCCAAGTCCCCATCCaaaaaggtgatcagaaag ATGCAGTTTGATAACAAGGGATTTACACCAGTAAAGATGGATGACCTAGGATTTACACCTGTACAGTTTGACAGTAGGGGCTTTACACCTGTAAAGTTACCTGAACATGAAGATCAGGGTGTGCCTGATTCTCCATTTACCCTCATCTCTGGG CGGCTGTGTGAggaggagggggagggggatCTAAGTCTCTCTGACCTCCTTTGTACAGAGAGCATTGACCAGATGGACCTAGAGGACCAGCAAGATATACCTCAGCAGAACCAGAG TACTCCGAGTCACAGACGAAGCAGGCTGCATCAGAGGAACAAGGAAGGGAGGGGGAG AGGTCGCAGTAGAAGTATGTCTGAAGACAAGCGGGAGACCAAGGAGAAGAAATGTCGACGACAACTAGAGAA GAGTTTTTATGAGGAAAGAAACCCAGAGGACTTGGAGCTGCATGGCATGGAGTCACAGCCAGGAACGCCCAG GGACTATCTGTCATTTTGTCATTTGGATGAGAAGAGGTACTCTGTAACTCGGGGGACTGACCAGGGACAGGAAGGTTACGTAAGCATGGCGACCTTGTTGAACAGCCAATCAGAGGTCAGCAGCTGGAGCAGTCAGGAGGTCAATGTCAGCCAGCCTCAAG ATCTGTCGGAGGTCAATCAAGTGGTTCCAGGGCTGTTCCTGGATGACCTTTTGAACTCCCCTCCACCCACGGTCCATTCGCCATTCCTGCACTACAAGGGGAAACAAGAGGAGCCATACGATGACACTGGGTTCTTCACAATTCCTGAG GACATCATCACAGACTACTCGAGGACCGAGCCCTCGTCTTCTCAGGTCGTCCCAGattttgacagcttttctcACCAACAACACGCTATGTATTAA